A portion of the Eubacterium maltosivorans genome contains these proteins:
- a CDS encoding TVP38/TMEM64 family protein — MLEYLDSVDAVKQWLLSFGGWTPFIYFLFQILQVIIAPIPGGTTTLVGGALFGWIKGFLLSEAGIMIGTAAAFGIAKKLGRPVIFKWVPSKWTDKLDNIRESRLNMVLFLIFLFPGFPDDIFCYLAGLTRMNFKTFILIALLGRTPGFLMTTLMGAGIMQDNPVRLIIVLGLYGIFAGVLIFNKKRMETYLENSKKQKGDHS, encoded by the coding sequence ATGCTCGAATACTTAGACTCGGTGGATGCTGTCAAGCAGTGGCTGCTCAGCTTTGGCGGCTGGACACCGTTTATTTATTTTTTATTTCAGATTCTCCAGGTCATTATTGCGCCGATCCCTGGCGGTACGACCACTCTGGTGGGTGGTGCGCTTTTCGGCTGGATAAAGGGCTTTCTGCTCAGTGAAGCAGGCATTATGATCGGAACTGCCGCCGCCTTTGGTATTGCGAAAAAACTGGGGCGTCCAGTTATTTTTAAATGGGTTCCTTCAAAATGGACAGATAAGCTGGATAATATACGCGAATCCCGGCTGAACATGGTTTTATTTTTAATCTTTCTGTTTCCCGGCTTTCCTGATGATATTTTCTGTTATCTGGCCGGGCTTACCAGGATGAACTTTAAAACCTTTATACTCATTGCCCTTCTGGGGCGCACTCCGGGCTTTTTGATGACAACGCTCATGGGCGCAGGCATCATGCAGGATAACCCTGTCCGTCTGATTATTGTCCTTGGACTGTATGGCATTTTTGCCGGCGTGTTGATTTTTAACAAAAAACGGATGGAGACCTATCTGGAGAACAGTAAAAAACAAAAAGGAGATCATTCTTAA
- a CDS encoding Cof-type HAD-IIB family hydrolase: MGIKLVALDMDGTTLQSDITLARETIVTIEKAVSQGIIVVPTTGRVFGELPEEITDIDGVSYAITSNGAQVTDLSRKITLYENPLTKQDLDTVLKVLRQYDLMIEAYVEGKTIVIEDCMKDLSRFHVPRAYWDFFRETRHTIADPEDYFDFLYTHSVEKFNIFFSQMENRSELKAVLENTTDLTITSAVENNLEINNPTANKWDGLKHLCRHLNIQSTEVMAMGDSNNDYEMLKHAGLAVAMENGIDRVKEISDFITKTNDEHGVAYALEKFILNPKADKRQELAS; this comes from the coding sequence ATGGGAATTAAATTAGTAGCATTGGATATGGATGGCACCACGCTTCAGAGTGACATCACACTGGCGCGTGAGACAATCGTGACCATTGAAAAAGCCGTCAGCCAGGGAATCATTGTCGTGCCGACGACTGGGCGTGTGTTTGGAGAGCTGCCCGAAGAAATTACAGACATCGATGGAGTCTCCTACGCCATTACATCAAACGGCGCACAGGTAACCGACCTGAGCCGCAAAATAACGCTTTACGAAAATCCCCTGACAAAACAGGATCTAGATACAGTTCTGAAGGTGCTCAGGCAATATGATTTGATGATCGAAGCCTATGTGGAAGGAAAAACCATTGTGATCGAGGACTGCATGAAGGACTTGAGCAGGTTTCATGTACCCCGGGCTTACTGGGATTTCTTCAGGGAAACCCGACACACCATAGCCGACCCGGAAGACTATTTTGACTTTTTATACACACATTCTGTTGAAAAGTTTAATATCTTTTTCAGCCAGATGGAAAACCGGAGCGAGCTTAAAGCTGTTCTCGAGAACACTACGGATCTGACCATCACGTCCGCGGTGGAAAACAATCTGGAGATCAACAACCCGACAGCCAATAAATGGGACGGGTTAAAGCATTTGTGCCGTCATCTAAATATTCAAAGCACAGAGGTCATGGCCATGGGCGATAGCAACAATGACTATGAAATGCTCAAGCACGCCGGGCTGGCCGTAGCCATGGAAAACGGCATTGACCGTGTTAAGGAAATTTCGGATTTTATTACAAAAACCAATGATGAACACGGCGTAGCCTATGCGCTGGAAAAGTTTATTCTTAACCCAAAAGCAGATAAACGCCAGGAACTGGCCAGCTGA
- a CDS encoding GIY-YIG nuclease family protein, giving the protein MNMDRKKELKEAYKNYRPEMGIFVIRHIETGKTFLEATNNIKGKINSDVFQLNMETFMRNRDLNKDWKRLGKDAFEVVILEKLEYDEDDQGSKDYGDELEMLYGEWQRKLRSEGTELY; this is encoded by the coding sequence ATGAATATGGATCGTAAAAAGGAATTAAAAGAAGCATACAAAAATTACCGTCCGGAAATGGGAATATTTGTTATCCGCCATATTGAGACGGGAAAGACATTTTTAGAAGCGACAAACAATATTAAGGGAAAAATCAACAGTGATGTTTTTCAGCTGAATATGGAAACCTTTATGCGTAACCGTGACCTGAATAAGGACTGGAAACGCCTTGGGAAAGACGCCTTTGAGGTAGTAATCCTGGAAAAGCTGGAATACGACGAGGATGATCAGGGCAGTAAAGACTACGGCGACGAGCTGGAAATGCTTTATGGCGAGTGGCAGCGCAAGCTTCGCTCAGAGGGAACGGAGCTATACTGA
- a CDS encoding YaiI/YqxD family protein, with translation MRIIIDGDACPKGVRTICEETAASYKIPLLMVADTSHDLEGDDDCEIIRVDQGRDASDYKIVGMAEPQDIIITHDYGLAALVLEKVTAVLSPSGFVYSTANIDELLYQRFLNQKQRQAGHAAKIKKRTPEDDAVFKRMLMTFVAPVELIQE, from the coding sequence ATGCGCATAATTATTGACGGAGATGCCTGCCCTAAGGGTGTACGGACGATCTGTGAGGAGACCGCCGCTTCTTATAAAATCCCACTGCTGATGGTCGCCGACACCTCCCATGATCTTGAGGGCGACGACGACTGCGAGATTATCCGAGTGGACCAGGGCCGGGACGCCAGCGATTATAAAATCGTCGGCATGGCTGAGCCTCAAGACATTATCATAACCCATGACTATGGCTTGGCTGCCCTTGTCCTGGAAAAGGTCACAGCGGTTCTCAGCCCCTCGGGCTTTGTCTACAGCACCGCTAATATTGACGAGCTGCTCTACCAGCGCTTTTTAAATCAAAAGCAGCGCCAGGCAGGACACGCTGCCAAAATAAAAAAACGGACGCCGGAAGACGACGCCGTTTTTAAACGGATGTTGATGACTTTTGTGGCACCTGTTGAGCTGATTCAGGAATAA
- a CDS encoding uroporphyrinogen decarboxylase family protein produces MNNQKRTAEKNQLFEDVFNGKTPKRVPILSSGDNSFCLGYVGFDLRREQYSIEKNLEAIEKTTKDFDTDSIFATMVRIPQMYKILGAKNFVMGGDGFLQHPEVTSLNENDYEDLVADPFKTICDKALPQIYSEFGKEGFEGKSAFAKGMFTFYSVMEQLDKGYLKIAEKHGKAVYNMACTAACTPFDVLSDQLRSFTGISKDMRRCPDKVEAACEALLPCMVKAGIKPNSNRYQRTFIPLHMAPYMRTKDFERFYWPTFKRYVEALDEAGVGATIFVEQDWSRYYDYLFELPENTMMIFEEGNPSEVKEKLGKKHILAGFYPMGVLKTGTEQECLDKAKEIVDILAPGGKYIFTLDKNLLTIRDINPENLKTVLRFVKEYAVYA; encoded by the coding sequence ATGAATAATCAAAAAAGAACAGCAGAAAAAAATCAACTGTTCGAAGATGTCTTTAATGGAAAAACACCAAAAAGAGTTCCAATTCTTAGTTCAGGAGATAATTCTTTTTGTCTTGGCTATGTTGGATTTGATTTAAGAAGAGAACAATACAGCATTGAAAAGAATTTAGAGGCCATTGAAAAAACGACGAAAGATTTTGACACAGACTCAATTTTTGCAACAATGGTACGTATCCCCCAGATGTATAAAATACTGGGAGCAAAAAATTTTGTCATGGGGGGAGATGGATTTTTACAACATCCAGAGGTGACCAGTCTAAATGAAAATGACTATGAGGACTTAGTTGCAGATCCGTTCAAGACCATTTGTGACAAAGCATTGCCGCAAATTTATAGTGAGTTTGGTAAAGAAGGTTTTGAGGGAAAGTCTGCTTTTGCGAAGGGGATGTTTACCTTTTATTCAGTAATGGAACAGCTTGATAAGGGATACTTGAAAATTGCGGAAAAACACGGAAAGGCCGTCTATAATATGGCTTGTACGGCCGCCTGTACACCTTTTGATGTCTTGTCTGACCAGCTTCGTTCTTTTACTGGTATCAGCAAAGATATGAGACGCTGTCCAGATAAGGTGGAAGCGGCCTGTGAAGCGCTGCTGCCTTGTATGGTGAAAGCAGGAATCAAGCCAAATTCTAATCGATATCAGAGAACATTTATACCTTTGCATATGGCGCCATATATGCGTACAAAGGATTTTGAGCGCTTTTATTGGCCGACCTTTAAAAGATACGTAGAGGCACTGGATGAAGCAGGAGTGGGCGCGACGATCTTTGTTGAACAGGACTGGTCCCGTTATTATGATTATCTCTTTGAATTGCCAGAAAATACAATGATGATTTTTGAGGAGGGGAATCCATCAGAAGTCAAAGAAAAACTTGGAAAAAAACATATTTTGGCTGGCTTTTATCCTATGGGCGTGTTAAAAACAGGAACAGAGCAGGAATGTCTGGATAAAGCTAAGGAAATCGTAGATATTCTGGCTCCTGGTGGGAAGTATATTTTTACACTGGACAAAAATTTATTAACGATTCGGGATATTAATCCGGAGAATTTAAAAACAGTGCTCCGATTTGTCAAGGAATACGCTGTTTATGCATAG
- a CDS encoding N-acetyltransferase, whose protein sequence is MIRKMTEADLERVMEIWLNASVRGQSFISENYWRGHAKVVKKEYIPQSEVYVNEQDRKINGFIAVVGGRHIGALFVDPDCWHQGIGRGLMEYALNRYKGMITLAAYVENIRAVNFYKRLGFEVKEEETEAESGHREYIMQGESK, encoded by the coding sequence ATGATTCGCAAAATGACCGAAGCAGACCTTGAACGGGTCATGGAAATCTGGCTGAATGCCAGCGTTAGGGGGCAGTCCTTTATTTCGGAAAATTATTGGAGAGGCCATGCCAAAGTAGTAAAAAAGGAATATATTCCCCAATCCGAAGTCTATGTAAATGAACAGGATCGTAAGATCAACGGTTTTATCGCCGTGGTCGGGGGCCGTCATATCGGCGCTCTGTTCGTTGATCCAGACTGCTGGCATCAGGGCATTGGCCGCGGTCTGATGGAGTATGCGCTTAACCGCTATAAAGGAATGATTACGCTGGCCGCCTATGTGGAAAATATCCGCGCCGTAAATTTTTACAAACGGCTGGGATTTGAAGTCAAAGAAGAAGAAACGGAAGCCGAAAGCGGACACCGTGAGTATATTATGCAAGGAGAAAGTAAATGA
- a CDS encoding DUF6530 family protein — protein sequence MKIPTHLKHKPVIEVENYEEIDGRKAYDSDAKGLSLGLAQWNDRGRVDASAKVWRYTGEKWSRQSEELPLHRVIDLAILICRAEQYFREDSYRHDKLYDPENPVIDRVGLQGDAMTIAVDTDNEMIDEDIKLFAQALAEDGELLGERLAALSRILKEMGY from the coding sequence ATGAAGATACCAACACATTTAAAACATAAGCCTGTTATTGAGGTTGAAAACTATGAGGAAATTGATGGAAGAAAGGCCTACGACAGTGATGCCAAGGGGCTTTCGCTGGGGCTGGCCCAGTGGAATGACCGTGGGCGCGTGGACGCTTCGGCCAAGGTATGGCGTTACACGGGCGAAAAGTGGTCGCGTCAGTCCGAGGAGCTGCCTCTGCACCGGGTTATTGACCTGGCCATATTGATCTGCCGGGCAGAGCAGTATTTCAGAGAAGATTCCTACCGCCACGATAAGCTTTATGACCCGGAAAATCCGGTGATCGACCGGGTGGGGCTCCAGGGAGACGCCATGACCATCGCGGTCGATACAGACAATGAAATGATTGATGAGGACATTAAACTTTTTGCGCAGGCACTGGCGGAAGACGGTGAGCTTTTAGGCGAGCGGCTGGCCGCTCTGTCACGCATTTTAAAGGAAATGGGGTATTAA
- a CDS encoding aryl-sulfate sulfotransferase, producing the protein MNKSAKVLAVAAGLALVLIIMVSVALAYAGRDITLLQDRIVHISVNGYAVEIPLNEDGATYDIPSLTTEHENEFILMNDAGASIEVNEAKLQTNKKAKVTVKKIDSNEVLEMVVTNGKDTRTIYLRTLSKQLPEMLATGQSPYEGDFYVTDTEKAAMYKLDQNGNVTWYVALTPEQADGKIFTDFRQHKLENGDIRYSYQIVDPDVSTMGLTDYLPGTRVVLDEKYKEVKRDGARISLLDPNETNHDKKVMGDPVDGHDFVLLGDKNWITESYVAETVDNIPAELNPNPLGSKVVAAVIQEVKDGKPVFTWKSTDHPELYALSEKGNDFANSNMKPQDYLHINAMILDPSDNNLIVSFKNANTIVKIDRSTGDILWKLSGKGDEFGLADHQKTSGQSSLSLTDDGYLVVFDNGQGTGKTRVLKYKLDEKNKTVIDFKEYSMDGYTSSEFGSAQKVDNEKDAYIIGWGVNGANQPVLTEMNFTDNKKLLEVVFPNGEHTFKVQKFDKVKN; encoded by the coding sequence ATGAACAAATCAGCAAAGGTTCTCGCAGTGGCTGCGGGCCTGGCGCTTGTGCTTATCATTATGGTCAGCGTGGCTCTGGCGTATGCCGGAAGAGACATTACGCTGCTGCAGGACAGAATTGTTCACATCAGCGTGAACGGCTATGCGGTGGAAATTCCGCTGAACGAGGATGGAGCAACCTATGATATCCCCAGCCTTACAACGGAACATGAGAACGAGTTTATTCTGATGAATGATGCCGGAGCGTCCATTGAGGTCAATGAGGCAAAGCTTCAGACCAATAAAAAGGCAAAGGTAACGGTCAAGAAAATCGACAGTAATGAAGTGCTGGAGATGGTCGTAACCAATGGTAAAGATACCCGCACGATTTATTTGAGAACTCTTTCCAAGCAGCTCCCGGAAATGCTGGCGACTGGACAAAGCCCTTACGAAGGTGATTTTTATGTGACAGATACCGAGAAGGCCGCCATGTACAAGCTGGACCAGAACGGGAATGTTACCTGGTATGTTGCCCTGACCCCGGAACAGGCTGACGGCAAAATTTTTACAGATTTCAGACAGCATAAGCTGGAGAACGGTGATATCCGCTACAGCTACCAGATTGTTGACCCGGATGTCAGCACAATGGGCCTGACAGACTATCTGCCGGGAACGCGTGTGGTTCTTGATGAAAAATACAAGGAAGTCAAACGCGACGGCGCCCGTATCTCTTTGCTGGACCCTAATGAAACCAATCATGATAAAAAGGTCATGGGTGATCCGGTCGATGGGCATGACTTTGTTCTTCTTGGGGATAAAAACTGGATTACGGAATCCTATGTGGCAGAAACTGTGGATAATATTCCAGCGGAATTAAATCCCAATCCTCTCGGATCAAAAGTAGTAGCTGCGGTTATTCAGGAAGTGAAGGATGGAAAACCGGTCTTCACATGGAAATCCACTGACCATCCGGAGCTGTACGCGCTCAGCGAAAAAGGCAATGATTTTGCGAACAGCAATATGAAACCTCAGGACTATCTGCATATCAACGCTATGATACTCGATCCGTCAGACAATAATCTGATCGTATCCTTTAAAAACGCCAACACCATTGTGAAGATTGACCGCAGCACCGGGGACATTCTCTGGAAGCTCTCCGGAAAGGGTGATGAATTTGGCCTGGCCGATCATCAGAAAACCTCTGGTCAGAGCAGCCTATCCTTAACGGATGATGGCTACCTGGTCGTCTTTGACAATGGCCAGGGCACTGGAAAAACCCGTGTGCTGAAGTATAAGCTTGATGAAAAAAACAAGACAGTCATTGATTTTAAAGAATACAGCATGGACGGTTACACTTCCTCCGAATTTGGAAGCGCCCAGAAGGTTGACAACGAGAAAGACGCCTATATCATTGGATGGGGTGTTAATGGAGCGAACCAGCCCGTACTCACTGAAATGAATTTTACCGACAATAAAAAGCTTTTGGAAGTCGTGTTCCCCAACGGTGAGCATACCTTTAAGGTTCAGAAGTTTGACAAAGTAAAAAACTGA
- a CDS encoding DUF1097 domain-containing protein, giving the protein MNENTSYLLKMSLVSGVLAGLVLGIYQIGPFGNLMWPIFIGLGVTFASGAELKKTPNYLCCMVCGVIWALIYLQMDNFLRSTGINIGVVTGVCTLVITFVVCAVHMIPLAKTWFNVVPLVFAGLTVTFSQGGQNLVGVILGLSCGILVAVAIEPVTEMFMKKENAEKKRQKSLLEEKM; this is encoded by the coding sequence ATGAATGAAAATACCAGCTATTTGTTAAAAATGAGTTTAGTATCTGGAGTGCTGGCCGGACTGGTCCTTGGAATTTATCAAATTGGGCCTTTTGGAAATCTTATGTGGCCTATTTTTATCGGATTAGGAGTTACATTTGCATCTGGAGCAGAGCTTAAAAAAACGCCGAATTATTTATGCTGTATGGTATGCGGGGTTATATGGGCATTAATTTATCTGCAAATGGATAATTTTTTAAGAAGTACTGGCATAAACATTGGTGTGGTGACAGGTGTGTGCACTCTGGTTATCACTTTTGTGGTTTGTGCTGTGCACATGATCCCCCTGGCAAAGACCTGGTTCAACGTAGTTCCGCTTGTCTTTGCTGGTTTGACAGTAACGTTCTCCCAGGGAGGGCAGAACCTAGTTGGTGTAATTTTGGGATTGTCCTGCGGTATCTTGGTTGCTGTAGCCATTGAGCCGGTCACGGAGATGTTCATGAAAAAAGAAAATGCAGAAAAAAAGAGACAAAAATCTCTATTAGAAGAAAAAATGTAA
- a CDS encoding ABC-F family ATP-binding cassette domain-containing protein, whose protein sequence is MSLLEVKDLSHSYGDKVLYHDASFELYNGEHMGLVGQNGAGKSTLIKTLIGEVIPDDGLIKWFPKASVGHLDQYAQVDAGITVFEYLKQAYADLYRMEERLNGLYEKMAEDTSEKLINQAANLQETLEDRDFYSIESHIYRVAAGLGITAIGMDKVLEKLSGGQRAKVILAKLLLEKPEVLLLDEPTNFLDKEHVEWLSKYLTGFEGAFILVSHDFDFLDQVTTCIGDIEFGTITKYHGNYSAFLKQKGQKREEYIRQYESQKKLIERTEEYIAKNKVRASTAAMAKSRQKKLDKIERMAPPTGLTKPMIRFKSTGITAQRVLEVKDLEVGYYYPLLPKLHFVLEQNQRVVITGFNGIGKSTLLKTLIGEIPPISGRFEFARNVVIGYYEQDLKWEREGQTPLEIITEAFPKLSQKQTRSALSRCGVKAEHVLQPITTLSGGEQSRVKLCKLTLSPCNLLILDEPTNHLDYLAKESLQEALQDFDGTVILVSHEAAFYRDWADKVLEIEKMGF, encoded by the coding sequence ATGAGTTTACTGGAAGTAAAAGATCTGTCTCACAGCTATGGAGACAAGGTATTATATCATGACGCCTCCTTTGAGCTGTACAATGGGGAGCATATGGGGCTGGTCGGACAAAATGGTGCGGGAAAGAGTACCCTGATCAAAACCCTGATTGGGGAAGTCATCCCGGATGACGGCCTGATCAAATGGTTTCCAAAGGCATCTGTAGGGCATCTGGACCAGTATGCCCAGGTGGATGCGGGCATCACTGTCTTTGAGTATCTGAAGCAGGCTTACGCCGATTTATACAGGATGGAGGAGCGGCTGAACGGGCTGTATGAAAAAATGGCAGAGGATACCAGCGAAAAGCTGATCAATCAGGCCGCCAATTTGCAGGAAACCCTGGAGGACCGGGATTTTTATAGCATCGAGAGCCATATTTACCGTGTGGCCGCCGGCCTTGGCATTACAGCCATCGGCATGGACAAGGTTCTTGAAAAGCTGAGCGGCGGACAGCGCGCAAAGGTGATCCTGGCAAAGCTTCTCCTCGAAAAGCCAGAAGTGCTGCTGCTGGATGAGCCCACCAACTTTTTGGACAAAGAACATGTAGAGTGGCTGTCGAAATATCTTACAGGCTTTGAGGGTGCCTTTATTCTTGTATCCCATGATTTTGATTTTCTGGATCAGGTAACGACCTGTATTGGGGATATTGAGTTTGGCACCATTACCAAGTATCATGGTAATTACAGCGCCTTTCTAAAACAGAAGGGACAGAAACGGGAAGAATATATCAGGCAGTATGAAAGTCAGAAAAAACTTATCGAACGGACTGAAGAATATATTGCGAAGAATAAAGTGCGCGCCTCCACCGCGGCCATGGCCAAAAGCCGCCAGAAAAAATTGGATAAAATCGAACGTATGGCGCCGCCGACTGGTCTTACAAAGCCGATGATCCGCTTTAAATCCACTGGAATCACCGCGCAGAGGGTTCTCGAGGTTAAGGATCTGGAAGTGGGGTATTACTATCCCTTACTGCCAAAACTGCACTTTGTGCTGGAGCAGAACCAGCGCGTGGTGATCACCGGCTTTAACGGTATCGGAAAATCGACCCTGTTAAAAACCCTGATTGGTGAAATTCCGCCTATTTCCGGGAGGTTTGAGTTCGCCAGAAATGTGGTCATTGGCTATTATGAACAGGATTTGAAATGGGAGAGAGAAGGACAGACACCACTGGAAATTATTACGGAAGCTTTTCCGAAACTATCACAGAAGCAGACGCGCTCAGCTCTGTCACGATGCGGTGTTAAAGCTGAGCATGTGCTGCAGCCCATCACCACCCTGAGTGGCGGTGAGCAGTCCCGGGTAAAGCTGTGCAAGCTTACACTGTCACCCTGCAATCTGCTGATTCTCGACGAGCCTACCAACCATTTGGATTATCTGGCAAAAGAAAGCCTTCAGGAAGCATTGCAGGATTTTGACGGCACCGTTATTCTGGTATCTCACGAAGCCGCCTTTTATCGGGATTGGGCCGATAAGGTGCTGGAGATTGAGAAGATGGGTTTTTAA
- a CDS encoding TetR/AcrR family transcriptional regulator: MKHKENGNTKQKIYETAKRLYIEHGYFNISNKRLSEESGINQGLITYYFKSKKNIALAVLTEDYYILSGYLKYFMTPEDDPLMYIVTFMNVTFQIRKHDPKARRFISDVMQEDLLEEFAFVNQKEEYLKLLKKNSSTSENPETQLKLVLATVYGTQRTIQRLINESMELSYDEYFRYMIEILLFALHLPDKSDMVDTLIHKSDQATKQLFKTHPHLLNESDYLYKK, encoded by the coding sequence GTGAAACACAAAGAAAACGGCAATACTAAACAAAAGATTTATGAAACCGCAAAACGGCTCTACATTGAGCATGGCTATTTTAATATTTCCAACAAACGTCTCTCGGAGGAATCCGGCATTAACCAGGGACTGATCACCTATTATTTTAAAAGCAAAAAAAATATAGCCCTTGCTGTATTAACAGAAGACTACTATATTCTTTCTGGCTATTTAAAGTATTTTATGACACCTGAAGATGATCCTTTGATGTATATTGTCACCTTTATGAATGTCACCTTTCAAATTCGAAAGCACGACCCAAAAGCCAGACGTTTTATTTCTGATGTTATGCAGGAGGATTTACTTGAGGAGTTCGCTTTTGTTAACCAAAAAGAAGAATATTTAAAACTTTTGAAAAAAAACAGCTCTACTTCAGAAAATCCAGAGACCCAGCTAAAGCTGGTTTTGGCAACGGTATACGGCACACAACGTACGATCCAGCGATTAATCAATGAAAGCATGGAACTTAGCTATGACGAGTATTTTCGGTATATGATTGAAATTCTGCTGTTCGCCCTGCATCTTCCAGATAAATCGGATATGGTTGATACCTTGATCCACAAATCGGATCAGGCCACAAAACAATTATTTAAAACCCATCCTCATCTGTTAAACGAGTCTGATTATCTCTACAAAAAATAA
- a CDS encoding arsenate reductase family protein has protein sequence MKPIFLCYPKCSTCQKAKRFLEDNNVDYELRDIVKENPKKEELLKWMELYGGEPRKFFNVSGMAYRELGLKDKVKTMTREEMAEVLSTNGMLVKRPELIFEDKVLVGFKEEEWAAALEL, from the coding sequence ATGAAACCAATTTTTTTATGTTACCCTAAATGCTCGACCTGTCAGAAAGCTAAACGCTTTTTAGAAGACAACAATGTGGACTATGAGCTGCGGGATATTGTGAAGGAAAACCCTAAAAAAGAAGAATTGTTAAAGTGGATGGAGCTATACGGCGGAGAGCCCAGAAAATTCTTTAATGTGAGTGGTATGGCTTACCGAGAGCTGGGGCTGAAGGATAAGGTAAAAACTATGACCCGGGAAGAAATGGCGGAGGTACTGTCCACCAATGGTATGCTTGTCAAGAGGCCGGAGTTGATCTTTGAGGATAAAGTGCTTGTAGGCTTTAAAGAAGAAGAATGGGCTGCTGCGCTGGAGCTTTAA